A section of the Streptomyces sp. NBC_00178 genome encodes:
- the mrdA gene encoding penicillin-binding protein 2, with protein MSNIPETGRTQRVQIRLVVIQVLVFSLLLTLGGRLWYLQIRNGQEYTDEAKNNHVQQVVQPAVRGAILDARGVPLADNETRLVVSASRTELMKMKDDGVGVLTRLADVLDMKAKDVQDKVRLCDAKTPQPCWNGSPYQPIPVTDEATTQQALTIRERAEDFPGITAEPTAVRRYAAPGKANTAQVLGYLSPVTDDEVTKAQDTDSPYLRSDQVGRSGLERTYDKELRGKAGVTRYEVDNLGRVIGQAQNDEAEPGASVVTSIDARVQAVAEYELNKAMETARKEMDRNTNQLYKADSGAVVVMEAKTGRIVSMASLPTYDPNAWIGGISAKDYAKLTGKKSNFPLLNRAIQGTAAPGSIFKVISSTAAVNAGYPFNGNYPCPSSYSIGGQTFKNFESQGYGSITIGRALEVSCDTVYYGLAHREWQKDGGNKPKKDPGDWFYKTAHQFGLGKETGIDLPNEVSGRVPDRQWKQSFYDANKTSWCKQGKKDGTYVEKIAYEGCIEGYKMRAGDSVNYSIGQGDTLVTPIQMATIYAAISNGGTLYDPTVGKAIVSGDGRSVQEIKPRSHGKLPFKGDTRDEIDEALAGVATRGSAAWRFGGWPQDKIPMHAKTGTAEVYGKQTTSWFATYTKDYSIVMTISQGGTGSGASGPAVRNIYNALYGLDSAGKQNLKKALLPKPQKTLPRIKPDGQIESPKIKPYVPEPPAEDGTQALAAVVAGAPGRRD; from the coding sequence GTGAGCAACATTCCGGAGACCGGACGGACCCAGCGGGTCCAGATCCGTCTCGTCGTCATCCAGGTCCTCGTCTTCTCGCTGCTCCTGACGCTCGGAGGGCGGCTCTGGTACCTCCAGATCCGCAACGGGCAGGAGTACACCGACGAGGCCAAGAACAACCACGTGCAGCAGGTCGTGCAGCCCGCCGTCCGGGGGGCCATCCTCGACGCGCGCGGCGTGCCCCTCGCCGACAACGAGACCCGCCTCGTGGTCTCCGCGAGCCGCACCGAGCTGATGAAGATGAAGGACGACGGCGTCGGCGTCCTCACCCGGCTGGCCGACGTCCTGGACATGAAGGCGAAGGACGTCCAGGACAAGGTCCGGCTCTGCGACGCCAAGACCCCGCAGCCCTGCTGGAACGGCTCGCCCTACCAGCCGATCCCGGTGACCGACGAGGCCACGACGCAGCAGGCCCTCACGATCCGCGAGCGCGCGGAGGACTTCCCCGGCATCACCGCCGAACCCACCGCCGTACGCCGCTACGCCGCACCCGGCAAGGCCAACACCGCGCAGGTGCTCGGCTACCTCTCGCCGGTCACCGACGACGAGGTCACCAAGGCCCAGGACACCGATTCGCCCTACCTGCGCTCCGACCAGGTCGGCCGCTCGGGCCTGGAGCGCACCTACGACAAGGAGCTGCGCGGCAAGGCCGGCGTCACCCGCTACGAGGTCGACAACCTCGGCCGGGTCATCGGCCAGGCCCAGAACGACGAGGCGGAGCCCGGCGCCAGCGTCGTCACGTCCATCGACGCCCGGGTCCAGGCCGTCGCCGAGTACGAGCTCAACAAGGCGATGGAGACGGCCCGCAAGGAGATGGACCGCAACACCAACCAGCTCTACAAGGCCGACTCCGGCGCGGTCGTCGTGATGGAGGCCAAGACCGGCCGCATCGTCTCGATGGCGTCCCTGCCGACGTACGACCCCAACGCCTGGATCGGCGGCATCTCCGCCAAGGACTACGCCAAGCTCACCGGCAAGAAGTCCAACTTCCCGCTGCTGAACCGGGCCATCCAGGGGACCGCGGCCCCGGGCTCCATCTTCAAGGTGATCTCCTCGACCGCCGCGGTCAACGCCGGCTACCCGTTCAACGGCAACTACCCGTGCCCGAGCTCGTACTCCATCGGCGGCCAGACCTTCAAGAACTTCGAGTCCCAGGGCTACGGCAGCATCACCATCGGCCGCGCCCTGGAGGTCTCCTGCGACACCGTGTACTACGGCCTGGCGCACCGGGAGTGGCAGAAGGACGGCGGCAACAAGCCGAAGAAGGACCCGGGCGACTGGTTCTACAAGACGGCCCACCAGTTCGGCCTCGGCAAGGAGACCGGCATCGACCTCCCCAACGAGGTCTCCGGCCGGGTCCCCGACCGCCAGTGGAAGCAGAGCTTCTACGACGCCAACAAGACGTCGTGGTGCAAGCAGGGCAAGAAGGACGGCACGTACGTCGAGAAGATCGCGTACGAAGGCTGCATCGAGGGCTACAAGATGCGTGCCGGTGACTCCGTCAACTACTCCATCGGCCAGGGCGACACGCTTGTCACCCCGATCCAGATGGCGACGATCTACGCGGCGATCTCCAACGGCGGCACCCTGTACGACCCGACCGTCGGCAAGGCGATCGTCAGCGGCGACGGCAGGAGCGTCCAGGAGATCAAGCCCCGGTCGCACGGCAAGCTCCCCTTCAAGGGAGACACGCGCGACGAGATAGACGAAGCCCTCGCGGGAGTCGCGACCCGGGGCAGCGCCGCCTGGCGGTTCGGCGGATGGCCCCAGGACAAGATCCCGATGCACGCCAAGACGGGCACGGCCGAGGTCTACGGCAAGCAGACGACCTCCTGGTTCGCCACGTACACCAAGGACTACTCGATCGTCATGACGATCTCTCAGGGTGGTACGGGTTCCGGGGCCTCCGGCCCCGCCGTGCGCAACATCTACAACGCGCTCTACGGACTCGACTCCGCCGGCAAGCAGAACCTCAAGAAGGCCCTGCTGCCCAAGCCCCAGAAGACGCTGCCCAGGATCAAGCCGGACGGGCAGATCGAGTCGCCGAAGATCAAGCCCTACGTCCCCGAGCCGCCCGCCGAGGACGGTACGCAGGCCCTGGCCGCCGTCGTCGCCGGAGCCCCGGGGAGGCGGGACTGA
- the ndk gene encoding nucleoside-diphosphate kinase produces MTQRTLVLLKPDAVRRGLIGEIVGRIERKADWTITALELRTLDEATLEQHYGEHKGRPFYEPLVEFMASGPVVALVAEGERVIEGVRALAGPTDPIAAAPGSIRGDFGTITRENLIHASDSEESAERELKLFFPGLS; encoded by the coding sequence ATGACCCAGCGCACCCTCGTCCTTCTCAAGCCCGACGCCGTCCGGCGTGGGCTGATCGGCGAGATCGTCGGCCGCATCGAGCGCAAGGCCGACTGGACGATCACCGCGCTGGAGCTGCGCACGCTCGACGAGGCGACCCTGGAGCAGCACTACGGCGAGCACAAGGGCCGTCCGTTCTACGAGCCCCTCGTCGAGTTCATGGCGTCCGGCCCCGTCGTCGCTCTTGTGGCCGAAGGCGAGCGGGTGATCGAGGGCGTCCGCGCGCTCGCCGGCCCGACCGACCCGATCGCCGCCGCGCCCGGCTCGATCCGCGGTGACTTCGGCACGATCACCCGGGAGAACCTCATCCACGCCTCGGACTCCGAGGAGTCCGCGGAGCGAGAACTGAAGCTTTTCTTTCCCGGCCTCTCCTGA
- the mreD gene encoding rod shape-determining protein MreD, with the protein MRINRTLLSVSLVVVALVIQVSVLARLQLPGATPDLVLLVVLGLAFVYGPVSGALIGFGAGLLADLAPPADHAAGRYALVLCLIGYIAGMARPEKGQLKSAFTPMAFVVAAAIGSTLLYAGVGALVGDTAARHVGLGSLLFTAAVYDLLLAPFTVPLIMALARRTENDPVADSSGSGDVAAGWLATGTGLRIGSQRSGMRLRAARSRAARAGRIKGVKRL; encoded by the coding sequence ATGCGTATCAACCGGACGCTGCTCTCCGTCTCCCTGGTCGTGGTCGCCCTCGTCATCCAGGTCTCCGTGCTCGCCCGCCTCCAGCTCCCGGGCGCCACGCCCGACCTGGTGCTCCTCGTCGTCCTCGGACTCGCCTTCGTCTACGGGCCCGTCAGCGGCGCGCTCATCGGCTTCGGCGCGGGCCTCCTCGCCGACCTGGCGCCGCCCGCCGACCACGCGGCCGGGCGCTACGCCCTGGTGCTGTGCCTGATCGGCTACATCGCCGGAATGGCCCGCCCCGAGAAGGGCCAGCTGAAGTCCGCGTTCACCCCGATGGCCTTCGTCGTGGCCGCGGCGATCGGATCGACCCTGCTGTACGCCGGGGTCGGCGCCCTCGTCGGCGACACCGCGGCCCGTCATGTGGGCCTCGGCAGCCTGCTGTTCACCGCCGCCGTGTACGACCTGCTCCTCGCCCCGTTCACGGTTCCGCTGATCATGGCGCTCGCCAGACGCACCGAGAACGACCCCGTCGCCGACAGCTCCGGCAGCGGCGACGTCGCCGCCGGCTGGCTCGCCACGGGCACCGGGCTGCGGATCGGCAGCCAGCGGAGCGGGATGCGGCTGAGGGCCGCACGCAGCCGCGCCGCACGCGCAGGAAGGATCAAGGGGGTCAAGCGACTGTGA
- the mreC gene encoding rod shape-determining protein MreC: MRDTRESRLLLVLLIAIAFALITVDIRGGEESPVDGARQAAATVFGPVENGVAAAVDPVGNAIGAVRESGDRHDRIAALEQENAALKTRLGSDDRNTSKVRQLDTMLKSAGAGQYGIKGAEVIAIGAAQGFSWTITIDAGTNDGILRDMTVLNGEGLVGRVTTVGPNTATVLLANDPDFTVGTRLEKTDELGFATGQGSRPLSVQFLNGKADVKKGDRLVTFGSSKDKPFVPGVPVGQVVRVDPSGGDLTRTVYVRPFVGFTKLDIVGVVVQAPREDPRDMVLPKQPKKPEKPKPTPTVTVTVQPNGDLVDASGKVVGNVNEKPDPDASGSPSANADTPAGDAANDQE, translated from the coding sequence GTGAGGGACACACGAGAGAGCCGGCTGCTCCTGGTGCTGCTGATCGCCATCGCATTCGCCCTGATCACGGTCGACATCCGCGGTGGTGAGGAGTCACCGGTGGACGGGGCCCGGCAGGCCGCCGCCACGGTCTTCGGACCGGTGGAGAACGGCGTCGCGGCAGCGGTGGACCCGGTGGGCAACGCCATCGGCGCCGTACGGGAGTCCGGTGACCGGCACGACCGGATCGCGGCCCTGGAGCAGGAGAACGCCGCGCTGAAGACCAGGCTCGGCAGCGACGACCGCAACACCAGCAAGGTCCGCCAGCTGGACACCATGCTCAAGAGCGCCGGAGCCGGCCAGTACGGCATCAAGGGCGCCGAGGTCATCGCCATAGGAGCGGCCCAGGGCTTCTCCTGGACCATCACCATCGACGCCGGGACCAACGACGGCATCCTGCGCGACATGACCGTGCTGAACGGCGAGGGACTCGTCGGCCGGGTCACCACGGTCGGCCCGAACACCGCGACCGTCCTGCTGGCCAACGACCCCGACTTCACCGTCGGCACCCGCCTGGAGAAGACCGACGAGCTCGGCTTCGCGACCGGACAGGGCTCCCGGCCCCTCTCGGTCCAGTTCCTCAACGGCAAGGCCGACGTGAAGAAGGGCGACCGGCTGGTCACCTTCGGGTCGAGCAAGGACAAGCCCTTCGTCCCCGGCGTGCCCGTCGGACAGGTCGTGCGCGTGGACCCCTCGGGCGGTGACCTGACCCGGACCGTCTACGTCCGCCCGTTCGTCGGCTTCACCAAGCTCGACATCGTCGGCGTCGTCGTCCAGGCACCCCGCGAGGACCCCCGCGACATGGTCCTGCCGAAGCAGCCCAAGAAGCCGGAGAAGCCCAAGCCCACCCCGACCGTCACGGTCACGGTGCAGCCCAACGGCGACCTCGTCGACGCCAGTGGGAAGGTCGTCGGGAACGTCAACGAGAAGCCGGACCCGGACGCCTCCGGCAGCCCCTCCGCGAATGCCGACACACCCGCCGGTGACGCGGCGAACGACCAGGAATAG
- a CDS encoding valine--tRNA ligase encodes MTENAAQQPASIPELPTQYAPAEVEGKLYERWVERGYFTADPESEKPPYTIVIPPPNVTGSLHLGHAFQHTLMDALTRRKRMQGYETLWLPGMDHAGIATQNKVEQQLGEEGKSRHDLGREEFVERVWQWKEEYGGKILGQMRRLGDGVDWSRERFTMDEGLSAAVQTVFKKMYDDGLIYRAERIINWCPRCLTAISDIEVDYQDDDGELVSIQYGEGENTLVVATTRAETMLGDTAVAVHPDDERYAHLVGTRIKLPLTDRTIPVVADTHVDPEFGTGAVKVTPAHDPNDFAIGRRHGLESMTVMDERGVITVPGPFEGLDRFEARSAIVGALRGQGRIVAEKRPYVHSVGHCSRCRTTVEPRLSLQWWVKVETLAKAAGDAVRDGRVAIHPKEMEQRYFDWVDNLRDWCISRQLWWGHRIPVWYGPDGEVVCVGPDEQPPAGEGWTQDTDVLDTWFSSGLWPFSTLGWPEETPDLKKFYPTDVLVTGHDIIFFWVARMMMFGLYVMDGEVPFKTIALTGLVRDERGKKMSKSFGNVVDPLDWMDTYGSDAVRFTLARGANPGTDVPIGEDWVQASRNFANKIWNATRFAMMNGATVEGELPPVEQLSATDRWILSRLNKTVADADAFYDDFQFAKLSDALYHFAWDEVFDWYVELSKTTFFAGGEQAKVSARVLGEVLDVTLRLLHPIVPFVTETLWTTLTGQESVVVADWPKDSGFRDDAAEKEIELVQQVVTEVRRFRSDQGLQPGQKVPAELTVTGTVLAPHEAAIRQLLRLQPAGDDFHATATLPVAGATVALDLSGTIDVEAERKRLTKDLGAAEKEKAQATGKLGNEAFLAKAPDNVVDKIRGRLAKAEADIERITAQLANLPQG; translated from the coding sequence GTGACCGAGAACGCAGCGCAGCAGCCAGCCAGCATCCCCGAACTGCCGACCCAGTACGCGCCGGCCGAGGTAGAGGGGAAGCTGTACGAGCGCTGGGTGGAGCGCGGTTACTTCACGGCCGACCCGGAGAGCGAGAAGCCTCCGTACACGATCGTCATCCCGCCGCCCAACGTCACCGGCTCCCTGCACCTCGGCCACGCCTTCCAGCACACGCTGATGGACGCCCTCACCCGCCGCAAGCGGATGCAGGGGTACGAGACGCTCTGGCTCCCCGGCATGGACCACGCCGGCATCGCCACCCAGAACAAGGTCGAGCAGCAGCTCGGCGAGGAGGGCAAGTCCCGCCACGACCTGGGCCGCGAGGAGTTCGTCGAGCGCGTCTGGCAGTGGAAGGAGGAGTACGGCGGCAAGATCCTCGGGCAGATGCGCCGCCTCGGTGACGGCGTCGACTGGTCCCGTGAGCGCTTCACCATGGACGAGGGCCTGTCGGCCGCCGTCCAGACCGTCTTCAAGAAGATGTACGACGACGGCCTGATCTACCGCGCCGAGCGCATCATCAACTGGTGCCCGCGCTGTCTGACGGCCATCTCGGACATCGAGGTCGACTACCAGGACGACGACGGCGAGCTCGTCTCGATCCAGTACGGCGAGGGCGAGAACACGCTGGTCGTCGCCACGACCCGCGCCGAGACGATGCTCGGTGACACCGCCGTCGCGGTCCACCCCGACGACGAGCGGTACGCCCACCTCGTCGGTACGCGCATCAAGCTGCCCCTCACCGACCGCACCATCCCGGTCGTCGCGGACACCCACGTCGACCCGGAGTTCGGCACCGGCGCCGTCAAGGTGACCCCGGCGCACGACCCGAACGACTTCGCCATCGGCCGGCGCCACGGCCTGGAGTCGATGACCGTCATGGACGAGCGGGGCGTCATCACCGTCCCGGGCCCGTTCGAGGGGCTCGACCGCTTCGAGGCCCGCTCCGCCATCGTCGGCGCGCTGCGCGGACAGGGCCGGATCGTCGCGGAGAAGCGTCCGTACGTCCACTCCGTCGGCCACTGCTCCCGCTGCCGCACGACGGTCGAGCCGCGCCTCTCGCTGCAGTGGTGGGTCAAGGTCGAGACCCTCGCGAAGGCCGCCGGTGACGCGGTCCGCGACGGGCGGGTCGCGATCCACCCCAAGGAGATGGAGCAGCGGTACTTCGACTGGGTCGACAACCTCCGCGACTGGTGCATCTCGCGCCAGCTCTGGTGGGGCCACCGCATCCCCGTCTGGTACGGCCCCGACGGCGAGGTCGTCTGCGTCGGCCCCGACGAGCAGCCGCCCGCGGGCGAGGGCTGGACCCAGGACACCGACGTCCTGGACACCTGGTTCTCCTCCGGCCTGTGGCCGTTCTCCACGCTCGGCTGGCCCGAGGAGACCCCGGACCTCAAGAAGTTCTATCCGACCGACGTCCTGGTCACCGGCCACGACATCATCTTCTTCTGGGTCGCCCGGATGATGATGTTCGGCCTGTACGTCATGGACGGTGAGGTCCCGTTCAAGACGATCGCCCTGACCGGCCTCGTCCGCGACGAGCGCGGCAAGAAGATGTCGAAGTCCTTCGGCAACGTCGTCGACCCGCTGGACTGGATGGACACCTACGGCTCCGACGCCGTCCGCTTCACCCTCGCCAGGGGCGCCAACCCCGGCACCGACGTCCCGATCGGCGAGGACTGGGTCCAGGCCTCCCGGAACTTCGCCAACAAGATCTGGAACGCCACCCGGTTCGCGATGATGAACGGCGCGACGGTCGAGGGCGAACTCCCGCCCGTCGAGCAGCTGTCGGCCACCGACCGGTGGATCCTGTCCCGGCTGAACAAGACGGTCGCCGACGCCGACGCGTTCTACGACGACTTCCAGTTCGCGAAGCTCAGCGACGCGCTCTACCACTTCGCGTGGGACGAGGTGTTCGACTGGTACGTCGAGCTCTCGAAGACCACCTTCTTCGCCGGCGGCGAGCAGGCCAAGGTCTCCGCGCGCGTCCTCGGCGAGGTCCTGGACGTCACCCTGCGCCTGCTGCACCCGATCGTCCCGTTCGTGACGGAGACGCTCTGGACCACGCTCACGGGCCAGGAGTCGGTCGTCGTCGCCGACTGGCCGAAGGACAGCGGCTTCCGTGACGACGCGGCCGAGAAGGAGATCGAGCTCGTCCAGCAGGTCGTCACCGAGGTCCGCCGCTTCCGCTCCGACCAGGGCCTCCAGCCCGGCCAGAAGGTCCCGGCCGAGCTGACGGTCACCGGCACGGTGCTCGCCCCGCACGAGGCCGCCATCCGCCAGCTGCTGCGCCTTCAGCCCGCCGGGGACGACTTCCACGCGACGGCGACCCTGCCGGTCGCGGGAGCCACGGTCGCCCTCGACCTGTCCGGCACGATCGACGTCGAGGCGGAGCGCAAGCGCTTGACGAAGGACCTGGGCGCGGCCGAGAAGGAGAAGGCCCAGGCCACCGGCAAGCTCGGCAACGAGGCGTTCCTGGCCAAGGCGCCGGACAACGTGGTCGACAAGATCCGCGGCCGGCTCGCCAAGGCGGAGGCCGACATCGAGCGGATCACCGCCCAGCTGGCGAATCTGCCCCAGGGCTGA
- a CDS encoding rod shape-determining protein, with protein MSFIGRDMAIDLGTANTLVYVRGRGIVLNEPSVVAINTNTGGILAVGAEAKKMIGRTPGNIVAVRPLKDGVIADFEITERMLRYFILKIHKRRYLARPRVVVCVPSGITGVERRAVIEASTQAGARQVHIIEEPMAAAIGSGLPVHEATGNMVVDIGGGTTEVAVISLGGIVTAQSIRVAGDELDNAIIQHTKKEYSLLLGERTAEQIKITIGSAFEMEKDEHTEIRGRDLVSGLPKTVVISASEVRKAIEEPVNAIVDAVKTTLDKCPPELSGDVMDRGIVLTGGGALLRGLDERLRHETGMPIHIAEDPLDSVALGSGKCVEEFEALQQVLDAQPRR; from the coding sequence ATGTCGTTCATCGGCCGTGACATGGCTATCGACCTCGGGACTGCCAACACGCTGGTGTACGTCAGGGGGCGCGGCATCGTACTGAACGAGCCGTCCGTCGTGGCCATCAACACCAACACGGGCGGCATCCTGGCGGTCGGTGCCGAGGCCAAGAAGATGATCGGCCGCACGCCGGGCAACATCGTTGCCGTGCGGCCCCTGAAGGACGGCGTGATCGCCGACTTCGAGATCACGGAGCGCATGCTCCGCTACTTCATCCTCAAGATCCACAAGCGCCGCTACCTGGCGCGCCCCCGGGTCGTCGTCTGTGTGCCCTCCGGCATCACAGGGGTCGAGCGACGCGCCGTCATCGAGGCGTCGACGCAGGCGGGCGCCCGGCAGGTGCACATCATCGAGGAGCCCATGGCCGCGGCCATCGGCTCCGGACTGCCGGTCCACGAGGCCACCGGGAACATGGTCGTCGACATCGGTGGCGGTACCACCGAGGTCGCCGTCATCTCGCTCGGCGGAATCGTCACTGCCCAGTCGATCCGGGTCGCCGGTGACGAACTGGACAACGCGATCATCCAGCACACCAAGAAGGAGTACTCGCTCCTCCTCGGCGAGCGGACCGCCGAGCAGATCAAGATCACGATCGGCTCGGCCTTCGAGATGGAGAAGGACGAGCACACCGAGATCCGCGGCCGCGACCTGGTCTCGGGCCTGCCCAAGACCGTCGTCATCTCGGCGAGCGAGGTCCGCAAGGCCATCGAGGAACCGGTCAACGCGATCGTCGACGCCGTGAAGACGACGCTCGACAAGTGCCCGCCGGAGCTCTCCGGCGACGTCATGGACCGCGGCATCGTCCTCACCGGCGGCGGCGCGCTCCTGCGGGGTCTCGACGAGCGCCTGCGCCACGAGACGGGCATGCCGATCCACATCGCCGAGGACCCGCTGGATTCGGTGGCACTCGGATCCGGCAAGTGCGTCGAGGAGTTCGAGGCGCTCCAGCAGGTGCTGGACGCCCAGCCCCGACGCTAG
- a CDS encoding DUF4233 domain-containing protein, which translates to MRTLCASTLIGEFFVIGFAGLVAMKLDGMSMGTVWTVCGVGMLLSVLLCGVITRPGGVQLGWALQIALVLSGFFVPMMYILGIAFGALWWASVHYGRKIDEAKARWAAQAEAQDGVEAPAQG; encoded by the coding sequence GTGCGTACGCTCTGTGCCTCGACGCTGATCGGGGAGTTCTTCGTCATCGGCTTCGCCGGACTCGTGGCGATGAAGCTCGACGGCATGTCCATGGGCACGGTGTGGACGGTCTGCGGCGTCGGAATGCTGCTGTCCGTCCTGCTGTGCGGTGTGATCACCAGGCCGGGTGGCGTCCAGCTCGGCTGGGCGCTGCAGATCGCTCTGGTCCTGAGCGGCTTCTTCGTCCCGATGATGTACATCCTCGGGATCGCCTTCGGCGCCCTGTGGTGGGCGTCCGTGCACTACGGCCGCAAGATCGACGAGGCGAAGGCGCGGTGGGCGGCACAGGCCGAGGCGCAGGACGGCGTCGAGGCTCCGGCCCAAGGATGA
- the folC gene encoding bifunctional tetrahydrofolate synthase/dihydrofolate synthase — translation MSEPRPSDRHDASDPDGTFAEIVDEETQRDPDLAVIEAGSRTLRTQSGPPQGEAVPDRPADPETDRALRAVEQELAGRWGETKLEPSVTRIAALMDVLGEPQRAYPSIHITGTNGKTSTARMIEALLGAFELRTGRYTSPHVQSVTERISLDGAPITAERFIETYNDIKPYVEMVDAQQPYRLSFFEVITGMAYAAFADAPVDVAVVEVGMGGTWDATNVIDGSVAVITPISLDHTDRLGTTPAEIAEEKSGVIKQDATVILAQQPVDAAQVMLKKAVEVDATVAREGMEFGIVSREIAVGGQLLTLRGLGGEYDNIFLPLYGAHQAHNAVVALAAVEAFFGIGAEQARSLDVEVVRKAFLSVLSPGRLEVVRSSPTVVLDAAHNPAGALAAAEGVSEAFSFTRLIGVVGASDGKDVRGLLEAFEPIFAEVVVTQNSSERAMDADALAAIAVEVFGHERVQVEPRLDDALEAAITLAEEEAEYAGAGVLVTGSVITVGEARLLLGRR, via the coding sequence GTGAGTGAGCCCCGCCCTTCAGACCGGCACGACGCGTCAGATCCCGACGGCACCTTCGCGGAGATCGTCGACGAAGAGACCCAGCGCGACCCCGACCTGGCGGTGATCGAGGCCGGGAGCCGGACGCTGCGCACCCAGTCCGGTCCGCCGCAGGGCGAGGCGGTGCCCGACCGCCCCGCCGACCCCGAGACGGACAGAGCGCTGCGCGCAGTGGAGCAGGAGCTCGCCGGCCGCTGGGGCGAGACCAAGCTCGAACCGTCGGTCACCCGGATCGCCGCCCTGATGGACGTGCTCGGCGAACCCCAGCGCGCCTACCCCTCGATCCACATCACGGGGACCAACGGCAAGACCAGCACGGCCCGGATGATCGAGGCACTGCTCGGTGCCTTCGAACTCCGCACCGGGCGCTACACCTCGCCGCACGTCCAGTCGGTGACCGAGCGCATCAGCCTGGACGGCGCGCCGATCACGGCCGAGCGTTTCATCGAGACGTACAACGACATCAAGCCGTACGTCGAGATGGTCGACGCGCAGCAGCCGTACCGGCTCTCCTTCTTCGAGGTGATCACGGGCATGGCGTACGCCGCCTTCGCGGACGCGCCGGTCGACGTGGCGGTCGTCGAGGTCGGCATGGGCGGGACCTGGGACGCGACGAACGTCATCGACGGTTCGGTCGCCGTGATCACGCCGATCTCCCTCGACCACACGGACCGGCTCGGCACGACACCGGCCGAGATCGCCGAGGAGAAGTCCGGCGTCATCAAGCAGGACGCGACGGTCATCCTGGCCCAGCAGCCGGTCGACGCCGCACAGGTCATGCTGAAGAAGGCCGTCGAGGTGGACGCCACGGTCGCCCGCGAGGGCATGGAGTTCGGCATCGTGTCGCGGGAGATCGCGGTCGGCGGCCAGCTGCTGACCCTGCGGGGCCTGGGCGGCGAGTACGACAACATCTTCCTGCCGCTGTACGGCGCCCACCAGGCGCACAACGCGGTGGTGGCGCTGGCGGCCGTCGAGGCGTTCTTCGGCATCGGCGCGGAGCAGGCCCGCAGTCTGGACGTCGAGGTGGTCCGCAAGGCATTCCTCTCGGTCCTCTCGCCGGGCCGCCTGGAGGTCGTGCGCTCCAGCCCGACGGTCGTCCTGGACGCGGCGCACAACCCGGCCGGCGCCCTCGCGGCCGCGGAGGGGGTCAGCGAGGCGTTCAGCTTCACGCGGCTCATCGGGGTCGTCGGCGCCAGCGACGGCAAGGACGTCCGGGGGCTCCTCGAAGCCTTCGAGCCGATCTTCGCCGAGGTCGTCGTCACGCAGAACTCCAGCGAGCGCGCCATGGACGCGGACGCGCTCGCCGCGATCGCCGTCGAGGTCTTCGGCCACGAGCGTGTGCAGGTCGAGCCCCGTCTGGACGACGCCCTGGAGGCCGCCATCACCCTGGCCGAGGAGGAAGCCGAGTACGCGGGCGCAGGCGTCCTGGTGACGGGTTCCGTGATCACGGTCGGCGAGGCCCGGCTGCTCCTGGGAAGGCGCTGA